A region of the uncultured Desulfovibrio sp. genome:
ACAATGCTGCCGGTCCCTTCTGGGACGGCAACGAGGTCTGGCTCATTTCCGCCGGCGGCGTGACCTTTGCCGCCTTCCCCACGGTCTACGCCACCATGTTCAGCGCCCTGTACGCGCCGCTGCTGCTGCTGCTCTTTGCCCTCATCTTCCGCGCCGTTTCCTTCGAGTTTCGCGGCAAGGTGGAAAGCCGCGCCTGGCGCGCCCTGTGGGATGTGGTGCACTTTGTGTCCAACCTTGTGCCCTGCGTGCTGCTGGGCGTGGCCTTTGCCAATCTGTTCATGGGCATTCCCGTGGATGCGGAAGGCGTCTACCACGGCAGCCTGCTGTCCCTGCTGAACCTGTACGGCCTGGCCGGCGGCATCTTCTTCCTTGTCATGTTCCTGCTGCATGGTGCGCTCTGGCTGGCCATCAAGAGCGAAGGTGCCCTCCAGCTGCGGGCCGTGGCCGCTGCCACCCTGCTCTGGCCCATTATGCTGGTGCTGCTCCTGGTCTTCCTGGGACTCACCTGGAAGTACACCCGCCTCTTTGACAACTATCTGGCCCATCCGCTGCTCTTCATCCTGCCCCTTGTGGCCCTGGTGGGCCTCATCGGCGCACGTGTGCTGCTCTCTGCCGGCAAGCTCTGGCTGGCCTGGGGCAGCAGCGCCCTCTTCATTGTGGGGGTCACCTTCTTTGGCGTGAGCGGCATGTTCCCCGGCATGATCATCTCCTCCCTGGATCCGGCGGCCACCCTCACGGCCTATAATGCCTCGTCCACCGAGCTGACGCTCACCATCATGCTGGGTGTGGCCCTGGTCATGGTACCCATTGTGCTCATCTACCAGATCTGGACCTACCATCTCTTCCGGCATCCGGTGACGGGCGAGGACCTCAAGGACGAACACGCCTACTAGGCTTCTCTCCCCGAAAAAACAGCAGCGCCCCGTTCCCTGGAACGGGGCGCTTTTTTGCGCCTGCGTCAGAATGCGCCTGCGTCCAGGATACGGCGCCTCCCGTCCCACGCCTGTTCGAAAAAGACAGCCGAAAAGAGGGGCGCGCCTTCCCTGCCCCGGCCCGGGCACAGACCAGACGACGCCGCCCTGCCCCATCCCGTTCCCTTGACAGGGCCGCTCCCCAAGGCCCCTTCCAAGCCGGTTCCGGCAACCAGCCCGAAACACCGGCAGGCCCGCGGCAGACAGCCCGGCCGTGCGGCACACCGCGCTTCACCGCTATTCTGCCGGCAGCCTTTGCCAGATGGTACGCAACGGCACAAAAAAAGGGACCCCGCCATCATGGCAGGGTCCCCGGAATACGCCAGGCAGCGCGCCTTACTTGGCGTCGCCCGTGCCGTCAGCGCCGGACGCCGGCGCAGCGGCGGGAGCCGCATCGGCCTTGGGTTCCGCAGCGGCAGGCGCCGCGCTTTCCTCTGCGGCGGGCGCGGGCACGGCAGCAGGGGTAGCGGCCTTGTCGCCCACGGGCACAAAGGTGATCTTCTGGCTGTTCATGGCCTCGATGACGCCATTGGTCACA
Encoded here:
- the cydB gene encoding cytochrome d ubiquinol oxidase subunit II, producing MLETLQITWFILWALLWAVYFVLDGFDLGLGALLPFLGNNEENRRIMYNAAGPFWDGNEVWLISAGGVTFAAFPTVYATMFSALYAPLLLLLFALIFRAVSFEFRGKVESRAWRALWDVVHFVSNLVPCVLLGVAFANLFMGIPVDAEGVYHGSLLSLLNLYGLAGGIFFLVMFLLHGALWLAIKSEGALQLRAVAAATLLWPIMLVLLLVFLGLTWKYTRLFDNYLAHPLLFILPLVALVGLIGARVLLSAGKLWLAWGSSALFIVGVTFFGVSGMFPGMIISSLDPAATLTAYNASSTELTLTIMLGVALVMVPIVLIYQIWTYHLFRHPVTGEDLKDEHAY